One stretch of Montipora foliosa isolate CH-2021 unplaced genomic scaffold, ASM3666993v2 scaffold_481, whole genome shotgun sequence DNA includes these proteins:
- the LOC137989958 gene encoding PE-PGRS family protein PE_PGRS26-like → MNIHRFPILLTWIICQQIWVVCGCSSNCTSIDPETSAFECNGKTINACKTFSPSWKVNRLSWDQLHLSNCTTGPQAGDQLLLFVSSGKLVNYGKYKIVTVKSVNSTRANKGLCHVTLDQPHGMFLVKDQHTCLIAQIFPYFGKVSLRNNCVLTCDEQKDGLGGILAFKARILFIDQTSKVDMSGKGFHGGTGGDRRGGGGLGGETFFCPAKEPNMGKGGDISGASWAKNTNGIGGGGGGDGPGGSKGSKGGPGGYNAGGGGADSRANSDDGAAGGGGGGHFSGGGGGGGGSGCGGNDGGKGGKAGKIGTNAGGGGQSSCPGGNGGDGGKPGSYPLNKAPHCYDRSAEGGNAGSASHGGGGGDSCGNNYGGGGGGGGLQFGSMDFGSRLSYGGGGGGGGGSAFSIPGGRGGNGGGLVYLQVDELTLDGEILAKGQAGQCLSKQAHRSAPGGSGAGGSVVILTRKLNGNPSRKISISGGDPVKCAFGAGGGGGGGVGRWVVKEGRTVHQS, encoded by the exons ATGAATATTCATCGGTTTCCTATTCTCCTAACGTGGATAATTTGTCAACAAATATGG GTTGTTTGCGGATGTTCCTCGAATTGTACCTCGATTGATCCTGAAA CCAGTGCATTTGAGTGCAATGGGAAAACAATCAACGCCTGTAAGACGTTTTCTCCCTCTTGGAAAGTGAATCGACTTAGTTGGGATCAGCTACATTTGTCAAATTGCACAACAGGCCCTCAAGCCGGAGATCAGTTATTGCTGTTTGTAAGCAGTGGAAAACTTGTAAACTATGGCAAGTACAAGATTGTAACAGTGAAGTCGGTTAACTCGACTAGAGCCAACAAAGG GCTCTGCCATGTTACCTTGGACCAACCGCACGGCATGTTTCTCGTGAAAGACCAACACACCTGCTTAATCGCCCAAATATTTCCTTATTTTGGTAAAGTTTCTTTGCGCAACAATTGCGTCCTGACTTGCGACGAGCAAAAAGATGGCCTCGGGGGAATCCTAGCTTTTAAGGCAAGGATTTTATTCATTGATCAAACCTCTAAAGTCGACATGTCTGGAAAAG GATTCCACGGGGGTACTGGAGGTGACAGACGAGGGGGTGGAGGTCTTGGTGGCGAGACTTTCTTTTGTCCCGCGAAAGAGCCAAATATGGGCAAAGGAGGAGACATTTCGGGCGCGTCATGGGCAAAGAACACAAACGGAATCGGAGGCGGTGGTGGTGGGGATGGACCTGGAGGAAGTAAAG GTTCTAAAGGCGGTCCGGGAGGTTACAATGCTGGGGGAGGTGGAGCAGACTCCAGGGCAAACAGTGACGATGGAGCTGCAGGTGGGGGAGGCGGTGGACATTTCTCTGGCGGTGGGGGAGGTGGTGGGGGAAGTGGCTGTGGTGGCAACGATGGCGGGAAAGGAGGAAAAGCTGGAAAA ATAGGAACAAACGCTGGAGGAGGTGGTCAGTCTAGTTGTCCCGGTGGAAATGGAGGTGATGGAGGAAAACCGGGAAGCTACCCTCTCAACAAAGCTCCACATTGCTACGACAGAAGTGCAGAAGGAGGAAATGCGGGCTCGGCGTCTCATGGGGGAGGAGGAG GCGATTCTTGTGGTAACAACTACGGCGGTGGAGGAGGAGGAG GTGGGCTTCAATTCGGCAGCATGGACTTCGGGTCACGCTTAAGTTACGGTGGGGGTGGTGGAGGAGGCGGTGGTAGTGCTTTTTCTATCCCAGGGGGTAGAGGAGGAAATGGAGGCGGCCTGGTTTATTTGCAGGTCGACGAACTGACGCTGGATGGAGAGATTCTGGCCAAAG GACAAGCCGGCCAGTGCTTGAGTAAACAAGCACACAGATCGGCCCCCGGGGGAAGTGGTGCTGGTGGTAGTGTGGTTATCTTAACCCGGAAACTTAACGGAAATCCCAGCAGAAAAATCTCTATCTCCGGAGGGGACCCGGTGAAATGCGCGTTCGGTGCTGGTGGAG GTGGAGGCGGTGGAGTTGGACGCTGGGTTGTGAAGGAAGGCCGCACCGTTCACCAAAGCTAA